The Epilithonimonas zeae genome contains the following window.
AAAAACGAAGATTACGAAAATATCGTCATCAAATCCAATAGTGATGGTTCTTTCCTAAGATTGAAAGATGTTGCAAGAGTAGAATTTGGTTCTTATAGTTATACTGCAGCAAACAGAGTGGATGGAAAACCGGTTGCAGGTTTTGCGATTCTTCAAACGGCTGGATCTAATGCCAACGAAATCTTAACCGAAGTTGAAAGACAGGTTGAAGAATTCAAAACGACATTACCAAAAGGTGTGAAACCGATCATTATGTACAATTCCAAAGACTTTTTGGATGCATCTATTCATCAGGTTGTTGAAACGTTGGTCATTGCATTTATCCTGGTTTTCATCGTGGTTTATATTTTCCTTCAGGATTTCAGATCAACATTGATTCCGGCGATTGCAGTTCCGGTTGCGATTATTGGTACATTTTTCTTCCTGAATCTATTCGGGTTCAGTATTAATATGTTGACTTTGTTTGCTTTGGTTCTTGCCATTGGAATCGTCGTCGATGATGCGATTGTAGTTGTGGAGGCTGTCCATTCTAAGATGGAACACACAGGACTTCCTGTAGATCAGGCAACCAGAGAATCGATGAGCGAAATTTCAGGTGCGATTATTTCTATTACTTTGGTGATGTCGGCGGTTTTCGTTCCGGTTGGCTTTATGCAAGGTCCTGCGGGTGTTTTCTACAGACAGTTTGCTTTCACTTTAGCGATTGCGATTTTGATTTCTGCTATTAATGCATTGACATTGAGCCCCGCTTTATGTGCACTTTTACTGAATGATCCTCAGGGAGAACATAGCGAACACGGTCACAAAACTGGATTTGGAGCCAGATTTTTCAACGCTTTTAATACAAGTTTTAATAATCTGACCAAAAAATATATTTACAGTCTCAAATTCTTGATCAAGAACAAATGGGTAAGCGTTGGCGGATTGGTTTTGATTACGGCAATCACTGTATTTTTGGTTAATAAAGCGCCTTCAGGATTTATCCCTACAGAAGATCAAGGTTTCGTTTTATATGCCGTGAATACGCCTCCAGGAAGTTCATTGGAAAGAACCAACAAAGCGACAGAACAAATTGATAAAATTGTAAATGGTGAAAAAGCGACCAACCATCTTTGGGTTGCGGACGGACTAAACTTCATCAGTAATGCCAATGCGTCGCCCTACTCTGCCGGTTTCATCAAACTTAAAGATTATGAAGATCGTGGCGATGTAAAAGATCCGGATCAGATTGCAGCAGGATTGACAGGAAAAGTAGCGCAGGTAAAAGATGCGAGTGCATTCTTCTTCAACTTCCCTACTGTTCAAGGTTTTGGTAACGTTTCTGGTTTCGAATTTATGTTGCAGGATAAAACCAACGGTTCTTTTGAGCAATTGGGAACCACGACTCAGGCTTTCATCGGCGAATTAATGAAACGTCCGGAAATTGCTTTTGCATTCACGACTTATGCAGCAGGAAATCCTCAATATACTATTGAAGTTGATGCCGACAAAGCCAATCAGCTGGGGGTTTCTGTAACCGATCTGATGCAGACAATGCAGATTTATTACGGAAGTAGTTTCGTTTCAGATTTCAACAGATTTGGAAAATACTACAGAGTAATGGCTCAGGCTGATGTACCTTATAGAACCGATGCTAACTCGTTGGAAGGAATTTATGTTAAGAATAACCAAAGTGAAATGGTTCCTGTTAAAACATTAGTGACTTTGAAAAGATCTTTCGGACCAGAAACTGTGACCAGAAATAACTTGTTCAATGCGGTAACTATCAACGGAACACCGAAACCAGGTTATAGTACAGGTGACGCCATCAAAGCGGTTGAAGAAACTGCCAAAAAATCGCTGCCAAGAGGCTACGGATATGAATGGACGGGGATCACACGTGAAGAGAGACAAACTGGAGGACAAACGGCTTTCATTTTTATGTTGAGTATTTTGTTTGTTTACTTTTTATTGGCTGCTCAATATGAGAGTTACATTCTGCCTTTCGCAATTATTTTAACGATTCCTACAGGTATTTTCGGGGTTTATGCTTTCACAGGATTAGCTGGAATTGATAATAATATTTACGTTCAGGTTGGATTGATTATGCTCGTTGGATTGCTCGCGAAAAATGCAATTCTGATTGTGGAATTCGCTGTTCAAAGAAGACACGCAGGTAAAACTTTGATTGAATCTGCGCTCCAAGCTTCGAGGCTGAGATTGAGACCAATTTTGATGACATCGTTTGCGTTCATCATCGGAATGTTGCCTTTGGTTTGGTCGCAAGGTGCGGCGGCAAAAGGAAATCATTCCATTGGAATCAGTACAGTTGGCGGGATGTTGACCGGTGTAATTTTCGGAATCTTCATCATTCCGGTAATGTATGTGATTTTCCAATATCTGCACGAGAAAATGCCTAGCAGAAAGAAGCGCAGACTTAAAAAAGAAAAAGCAGCTTTAAACCTTATTTAAAAAACTAAAATGAATATAATTACTAAAATAAAAGAGGTTTTGGGAATATCGCTGATTGCGGTAGGTGCAATTTCCTGTATGCCAAAGCTGGCATTGGAAAAAGTGACGCCAGAGTTACCAGAAGCCTTCAAACAGACTGCTACAGCCGATACAGCGAGCGTTGCGAATCTGGAATGGAGACAATTTTTTAATGACCCGATTTTACAAGGTTTGATAGAAAAGGGAATCAAAAATAACTACGATTTGCAGATTGCTTTAAAGCAAGTTGCATCTTCTCAAGAACGTTTGAAACAAGCAAAATATATGCAATATCCGGATGTTGGTTTCGGAGTTTCTGCACAGATTTCCAAACCTTCCAAGAATAGTATGAACGGACAAAGTCTGAACTTATTTTTAGGACAAAGTCACGTTGAGGATTATAATGCGGCGTTCAATCTGTCTTGGGAAGCTGATATCTGGGGAAAAATCAAAAACCAGCAGGAGGTTTCTAAAATGCAATATCTGCAGACTTATGAAGCGACAAAAGCAATTCAGACCCAAGTAGTGGCAGCGATTGCGCAAGGTTACTACAACCTTCTAATGCTGGATAAACAACTACAAATTGCAAAATCGAATTTGGAATTGAGTACCAATACGCTTTCTATCACAGAAAAAATCTGGAAAAGTGGCGATGCGACTTCTTTGGGGATTCAACAATCTAAAGCTCAAAAAGAATATACAGAACTTTTGATTACACAGTTGGAGCAAAATATTGCCATTCAGGAAAATGCGTTAAGTATTTTGATAGGTGAAAATCCGACAAAAATCAACAGAACGATTGAAATGTCGGACACTTCCCTACCTCAAAATTTATCTGCCGGATTACCTGCAGCAATGGTAAGCCGCCGTCCGGATGTTCGTCAGCAGGAACTGGTTTTGCTGGAATCTAATGCTCTGATTGGAATTGCCCAAGCGAATATGTATCCGTCTTTGAAAATAACTGCAAATGGAGGTGTAAATTCTTTCAAAATTGATAACTGGTTTCAGATCCCGGCATCGTTGTTTGGCTCTGCTTTAGGAGGATTGACTCAACCTATTTTCCAAAAAAGACAATTAAAAACTGATTTGAATGTAGCTAAAATACAAAGAGAGAAAAATGTTTTGGCATTTCGTCAATCTGTCCTGAATGCTGTCGGCGAAGTTTCTGATGCTTTGGTTTCTAATGAAAGTCTAAAAGTTCAGGAACAAAAGGCAAGCGAACAAGTTTCAACATTGAAAGATGGAATAAAAAGCGCTGAACTACTTTATAAAAGCGGAATGGCAAATTACTTAGAAGTGATTGTTGCTCAAGGTAATTCTCTGCAAGCTGAACTGAATCTTGCTTCTGTTAAAAGACAGAGACTGAGCAGTATTGTTGACCTTTACCGAGCGCTTGGTGGCGGTTGGAAGTAATTTCTATATTTAAATTAAATTGTTAAAAAATGCAGTCTTTTGGGACTGCATTTTTTGTTTTTGAATACATATTTTTAATTCAAATATTTAGCAACTTTCTGTTCCAAATCTTCCAGATCAAAAGGCTTCGCAACAAAGTCATCAGCTTGGGCGCTTTCGGCTAAAGACTCGATGTCGTTATTAGCAGTTACATAGATTACTGGAATGTGTTTGAATTCTTCCTGGCTTTTCAAGAGTTTTGTTGCTTCTATTCCTCCAATATTCGGAATCCAGTTATCCATCAGAATAATATCCGGATAAAACTCCGACACTTTCTCGAGAATATTATGCGAAGTTTGCGATATATCGACTTCGTAACCACCATCTTCAAAAATAATAGAAATCAGTTCCAGAAGTGTGGTATCATCATCAAAGATTAATATTTTTTTCTTGCTCATATAAAGTTAATTTAAAATCTATAGTTTATTATTTTTATTTAATTCATTAAGTTGGATTGGAAGATTTTCAGAAGTTATCAATTGATTAAATCTTACTCGTTCCGCAGCTTGTCTTGGCATATAATCTACTTGCGCTGTATCAGGATTTTGTATCCATATTTTACCTCCATTTTTTTTGATGTGCTGCAAACCTTCGACACCATCAGAATTGGCTCCCGACAAAAGAACAGCTAACAATTTGTCACCAAATACTTCTCCAGCGGAACTGAAAGCTATATCAATTGACGGGCGGGAAAAATGCAGCTTCTCTGATCTGTCCAGTGAAACATTTGTTTTATCATCAAACAATAAATGATAATCTGCCGGAGCAATGTAAATTTTATTGATTTCTATTTCTGTTTTATCTTCTATTTCTATGACTTCTATCTTAGAATATTGTTGTAATAATGATGGTAAAATACTTACAGATTGTGCTTTGCGATGAACAACCAATACGATAGAAAAACTCAAATCCGCATCAAGATTTCTAATGAGTTCTATAATCACTTGCAAACTGCCGGCTGATCCTCCTATAATCACTAATTCTGTTTCCATCCTTATTGTATTAATTGTGATCCGCTTTTTTCCAAATCTTCTGATCATCCAACTGCTGATATCTCTTTTGAAGATGAGAAAATCGCAATGTTTCCTTCGTACCCAAAGCCAGATAACCAAGATTCTCCAAACTATCATCAAAAAGATGGAAAACTCTTTCTTGTAGTCGCTTATCAAAATAGATCAAAACATTACGGCAAATAATCAATTGAAAACTATTAAAAGAACTATCTGAAACTAAATTATGCGTTGATAGTATCATCTTTTCTTTCAAGCTTTTATCAAATCTTGCACTGTCATAATTGGCTGTATAATAATCTGAAAAATCTTTTTTTCCACCGGAAAGTATATAATTTTCAGAATAAATCTTCATCTGATTAATCGGAAACACACCTGAACTTGCTGTCTCTAAAACCGACGGATTGATATCTGTTGCATAAATCAAAGACTTGTTATAAAGACCTGCTTCTTTCAATAAAATCGCGACCGAATAAGCTTCTTCTCCTGTAGAACATCCTGCCACCCAAATTCTTATCAGCGGATAAGTCCCCAACTGTGGTAAAACCTTTTCTCTCAGAGCTTTGAAGAAATGAGGATCTCTAAACATCTCGGTGACATTGACAGTGATTTCTTCTATGAAATGTTTCAAATAACCCGGATCATTGACGATTTTATACCGCAATTCAGCAAAACTCGTGAACTTATCTATCAGACAAATTCGGTTGATTCTTCGTTTAAAAGAGGCTCTGCTGTAAAGTGAAAAATCATAACCATAAACCTCGTGAACATCTTTGATAAGGTGCTCTACTTCGTGATCTAAGACAATATTAGGTTCTAACATTTATGACTTTTTTTCTATGGCAATCAATAACTGATCCACATTAATCGGTTTTGTAATATAGTCGTCTGCTCCGGCTTCCAAACACTTCTCACGGTCTTGCGCCATTGCTTGTGCTGTTACAGCAATAATAATTTTATCCTTTATCGCAGGCGTTTCACGAATGATTTTCATTGCCTGATATCCATCCATATCGGGCATCATCATATCCATCAAAACAATAGTGATATCACTGTCTTTTTTTAAGATATCAATCGCTTCCTGACCCGTTGCAGCAGTTTCAGTGGTGTAATGTCTGGCTTTCAAAGTCAGTTTTAAAGCAAAAATATTTCGTGGATCATCGTCCACTATCAGAACTTTTTTATTCATTGAAAAATTAACTTTCGTATAACCAAACTCGTAATAATGATAATAACTGGTCGATATCCACAGGCTTGGAAATGTAATCCGATGCACCTGCAGCCATACATTTGTCCCTATCGCCAATCATAGATTTGGCAGTAACAGCAATAATTGGAAGTTTCGAAAATTTTGGAAGTTTTCTGATTTCCCGAATTGATTCATAGCCGTCCATCTCCGGCATCATCATATCCATTAAAACCACATCGATATCAGGATTTTTTTCAATTTGTTCTAAGGCCTGTTTGCCATCCATAGCCAAAACCACTTCTACTTTATACTTCTCCAATGATTTTGTTAATGAGAAAATATTTCGGGCATCGTCATCGGTAATCAGGATCTTTTTGCCACTCAAAACTTCTGTCAATGATCCCAGAGTTTTGCTTCTGGATTCTTCTGCATTATTTTTCTCCTCAACCAAGTGTAAAAACAATCCAACTTCATCTAAAATCCTCTGGTATGAATGTGCTGTTTTCACAACAATAGAATCTGCATATTGTTTGATTTTCAGTTCTTCTGCATTGGACAAACTGTGCTCTGTGAAAATGATGATTGGCAAGTTCTCCAGACCTTCATAACTTTTGATTGATTCTACAATCTCGTATTCTCTGCCTTTGAAAGCGCCTATGTCCAAAATCACACAATCGACTCTATTAGAAACCAAAGCATTAACACTGTCTTCCACATTATTTTCTACCGATAACGAAATGTTATAATTACTCAAAAAGAAAGACAAAGCTGTTGCGTGTTTCGCATTTTCTTCTACAATCAGGACTTTTTGAGGTGATTTTCTGATGACTTCCTCTATTTTTTTAAAAACGTTGTTCATTTGATCCAGAGCCACAGGTTTACTGATAAAATCAATGGCACCTTTCATCAGACTTTCCTTTTTAGCGCGCATTACAGACATCATATGCACCGGAATATGTCTTGTCTCATTAATTGATTTGAGATCATCCATCACTTGCCAGCCATTTTTTACAGGCAGTTGTATATCTAATAAAATTGCGGATGGACGATATTGTATCGCAAAAGGAACGGCTTGATCGCCTCGCACAGAAACCACAGCTTTATAATTTTGTTTTCTGGCATATTTCAGTAAAGCTTTTGCAAAATTGGTATCATCTTCTACAATCAAGATCACTTTATCATCTTCTGTGATAGAGTTTCTGTCGTCTTCTATATCTTTTGGAATTTCTAAAATCGGAGTTTTCAGTAATTCAACAGGATCTTCTTCGCCCAAAATAGTCTGGATTTTTTCCACATCATCTTTTATGACATCTACCAAATCCTGATTATTATCAAAATGAATGACTTCAGCCGGTTTCACAGTCGGAATTCTGAAACTAAATTCGCTTCCTTCATTCACCTGACTGGTTACTGATAATTCTCCACCTAATAATCTTGCAATCTCACGGCTGATTGATAATCCCAAACCTGTTCCTCCGAATTTCCTTCTCGTAGAACCATCGGCTTGTTGAAAAGCTTCGAAAATAATATTCTGTTTCTCTTCCGGAATTCCGATTCCTGTATCTTTCACAGAGAATATAATTGAATTCTGATTCTTCGGATCGTTTTTAATATTAAGGTTAATACTTCCTTTCTCTGTGAATTTGATAGCGTTGGACATTAGATTTCTCAAGACCTGATCCAAACGCAGTCTGTCGGTTTCTATATTTCTTTGAACATCTTCGTCCACATTAATATTGAACTGAAGTTCCTTTTGATGAATAATTGGATTAAAGAGATTTCGCAAATCTTTTACCACTTCTTCTAACGAAACGTCCTGATGTTCCAAAGTCATTTTCCCTGATTCGATTTTGGCTAAATCTAAGATTTCATCAATCAAAGTCAATAAACTAGTTCCAGAGCTTTGGATCACCTTTGCCGATTCGATTTGATCTTCGTTTAGATTTTCATCCGGATTTTCAGCCATTAATCTTGAAAGCAAAAGAATCGAGTTCAATGGAGTTCTCAACTCATGAGACATATTTGCAAGGAATTCTGATTTGTATTTGGTGCTTAAAGCCAATTCCTCAACTTTTCGCTGAATTTCTGCATTACGTTCACCAATCAAATGATTTTTTTCTTCCAGCAAAGTAGAACGTTCTTCTAATTCTAAATTAGATTGTAGTAATTCCTCCTGCTGAACCTTCAACTCTTCTTCAGAAGCTTGTAATTTTTGAGTTTGCGCTTCCAGTTCTGTGTTCAGATTTTCTAATTCAGAATGCTGAACCTGTAATTCTTCTGCCTGAGTCTGTGTTTCTTCCAACAGACGTTGCTCTTCTTCACGACTTTTTGCAACATTCAGGGCTATACCGATATTTCTGCAGGCTTCTACAAAATATTCAACTTTATCTTCATAAAAATTAGAAGTTGAACTCAGTTCCAAAACACCATAATTATAGCTTCCGGAAATAATAGGCATCAACAAAATATTATTAACATTGATCTTACTACCAGCAAAACTAATAGCAATATTATCATCGTTAAAATCATTAAAGACTTTCAATTCTTTATTTTGAAAAACCTGTCCAACCATACCTTCACCAGGTTCGAAAATTTTTTTCATATGATCTTCCAAACCATAGGCTGAGCTGAGCTTCAATCTTCCTTCTTCATTCAAATAAATTGCACCGTTGATACAGCCGCCGTAATCGATTAAATTCTTCAGAGAATCTTTGGTGACTTCCTTCACGGTTTTGTTTCCAGACAAAGAATCATTCAGTAACACCAAACCTTTTTGTCGCCATTCGCTCTTATTAATTTTATCGAATGAAGTTTTGAGAGAGTCCGTCATATGATTGAGAGACTCTACCAAATCGCCCAAATCATCTTGCGAATTATCCACTGCTTTTTGACTGTAATCTCCGTTGGAAACTCTGTTTGCAATCTCTTTTATTGCACTTACACGTCTAGAAATTTCCAAATCTTTTGCAGTAAGTTCTTTTTCCAATTTATCTCTTCGGATCAGATCTGACTTCAGCTTTGCATAGAAAGAAGCGGTAACAATAACTGCTGCAATGGCCGATAAAATGATGAACAAAACTGTCATATTGGACGATCTTGTCAAATCAATATTTTTAATCTCCAACTGTTGCTCTTCATATTTCACAAACTCGGCAACCAGATTTCGACATCTGTCCATATAGATTTTGCTGGTCAGGATTTGCTCCTGAGTCATCACCAATCCATGATGTTTGTTTTCTACAAATTGCTTAAGATTGCTGATATTAATATTACCATTTTCCTCCAGTTTATTGAGACGATCCAGTTGAACTTTATCATCAATATCCAAAGCTTTTGCTTTTTCTATAGCTTTAGAAAACTCAACCAAACTCTTGTTATAAGGTTCCAAGAAAGTTTCTCTGCCGGTTAGCTGATAACCTCTGTTTCCTGTTTCCGCATCCAAAAGCGCTACCAAAACATCCTTCACAGCTGTGATAGAACGTCGGCTTGCAGAGAGCTTTTCTCTGTTGTCCATTTGTTTTTGGATACTCCAGTAAGAGGCTACGGAACTGGCAATTAATATCAAAAGTGACAGCCCGACTCCTATCTGAAGATTTCTGATAATTTTCTTTGGCATAAAGAATTTAGTTTAATGGTAAGGTGAAATAAAATGTAGAACCTTCTCCCAGCTCGCTGGAAACACCGATTGTCCCGTGGTGCTGATTAATAATTTCTGAACAGATATAAAGTCCGATTCCCAGACCTTGAAACTGTAGAGACGATTCTTCAACACGATAAAACTTCTGGAAAACATATTCCTGTTTGAAATCCGGAATCCCAATCCCAAAGTCTGTTACGCTAATTCGAACTTCTTTTTCGTCGGTAAAAGTGGTGACAATAATCTGATGATTTTCAGGAGAATATTTGATAGCGTTGGTTAAGAAATTAATCAAAACCTGCTCTATTCTTATCTTATCCAGCGGAATCATAAAATCCGGCTTCACACCGTGACGTTCGATTTTAACATCGCTTCCACTCGTATGCAGAATCGTTTCAAGAGCATTTTCCAGAACCTGATTCAGATTTTCCGGTTTTTTATTAATCTTTAATTTTCCGTTCTCTATTTTGGAAACATCAAGCAAATCCGTAATCAAACTATTAAGTTTATCGATTTGGTCTAATGTTTTTTGGACGTACATTAATTCAGAATTTTCGTCGTTCTGCTTTAGTTTACGACTTAGTAATTGAGTGTAAGCTTTTATACTTGTCAAAGGCGTTTTCAGCTCGTGGCTGGCAATACTTAGGAACTCGTCTTTTTCTTTCTCGATTCTTTTTTGATCATCGATATCGGTGAAAGTTCCTACCCAATTTTTGATATTTTCACCTTCAAAAACAGGCGACATTCTCAGCAAATGATAGCGGTAAGCTTGATTTTTGATATTCTTGATTCTGATTTCCAGCTCCAGCGCTTTGCCTCTTTTTCTACATTCTTCAAATTGCTCTCGGATATTGTGATCGTCTGGATGAGTTTCCGGAAAATCTTTTTCATTTTCAGAATATTGATACCATTTACAATTAACAAAATCGACTTCACCATTTTCATTCAAGGTAAAAGCGATTTGAGGTAAAGCCTGCAACATTACATGAAAATGATCAATCTGAGATTTCATGGTTGCCTGCGCTTCCTTTCGTCCTCTATTTTCCAGCTCCAGATTGTGCTGTGTTTTCTTCATCGCAAGATTGTTCTCCTGCAGATTGTAAAACGTTTTTGCTTTTAATAAAAGAATGTCTGGATCAACGGGTTTGGTAACATAATCTTTACCTCCGGATCTATAGCCTTGGGTAATAAATTTTTTCTCGATGCTGACTGCCGAAAGAAAAATGATCGGAACATCCTTGGTTTTGCTGTAACCTGATAAATTTTCAGCAACTTCGAAACCATCCATATCCGGCATCTGGACATCCAGAATTACCAAAGAATAGTCATTTTTAAGCGCTTTCCCTAAAGCTTCTTCACCTGAAAGTGCTGTATCTACTTCAAAATCATTGGACTCTAATAATTTTTTTAAAGAAAATATATTATTGGGATTATCATCAACAATTAAGACCATAAAATTTTAAAATGAACTGATTATTATATTTCATTTATGTAGTTATCAAAAATACTTACAATATTCCAATAAAGCATTATTTTTATAAAATCAACATAAATAAACTCGAAAAATTAGCCTAGCAAAAACACAGCCAACTTTGCTTATTTATTACAATTTTTTGTGATTCATCAATTTTCACATGCTTATCTTTGCAAAAATTTTTCTTTTGAAAGACATTCTTCTCATTACTCCGCCTTTTACCCAACTGAATACGCCCTATCCCGCGACGGCTTATATTAAAGGTTTTCTTAATACCAAAAATATATCCAGTCACCAGATAGATCTTGGGATTGAAGTGATTTTGGAGTTATTTTCCAAGAATGGACTTCAGAAAGTTTTCAATGTTTCGATTGATCTTTATAATGTTTCTGAAAATTCTCAAAGGATATTTGCCCTGCGAGAAGAATATATCAAAACCATAGATCAGGTGATTCTTTTTTTACAGAATCAAAATCCAACTTTGGCGAGACAGATTTGCTCTATGAATTTCCTTCCGGAAGCTTCCCGCTTCAATCAGTTGGATGATATGGAATTTGCTTTCGGGAATATGGGTTTGCAGGATAAAGCAAAACATTTGGCAACCTTATATTTAGAAGATCTTTCCGATTATATTGTGGAGAATATCGATTCCGATTTTGGATTCAGCAGATATGCCGAAAGATTGGGGAAAAGTGCTAATTCTTTTGATGAATTATATGCTAAAATCAATAATGCCAATAGTTTTATTGATGAAATTACTTTAGACATTTTAAAGAAAAAACTGGAATTGGTTCAGCCAAAATTGGTTTGTTTTTCTGTTCCTTTTCCTGGAAATTTGTATTCTGCTTTCCGATGTGCCAAGTTGATTAAAGAAAACTATCCTCACATCAAAACCGCAATGGGTGGCGGTTTCCCAAATACTGAATTAAGAGATATCAAAGATAAAAGAGTTTTTGAATTAATAGACTTTATCACATTAGACGACGGCGAATTGCCACTTGAATTGGTTTACCAGAATGTTTGTCAGACTGAGAATCTAGAAGCCGAATATAAAAGAACATTCCTTCTAGAAAACGGAGAAGTTACTTATAAAAACAATTCAAAAAAACACGATTACAAACAAGCCGAAGTTGGAACACCAGACTATTCTGATTTGCAATTAGACCATTATATTTCTGTGATAGAAGTTGCCAATCCGATGCACAGCTTGTGGAGCGATGGCCGATGGAACAAGCTCACAATGGCACACGGCTGTTATTGGGGGAAATGTACATTCTGTGATATTTCTTTGGATTATATCAGAATTTATGAACCTATTTCTGCCAAAATTTTGGTGGACAGAATGGAAGAACTCATCCAAACGACAGGTGAAACCGGTTTCCATTTTGTGGACGAAGCAGCGCCTCCAGCCTTGATGCGAGAAGTAGCTCTGGAAATTCTAAGAAGAAATCTCGTCGTGACTTGGTGGACGAACATTCGATTTGAAAAAAGCTTCACACAGGATCTTTGTTTTTTGTTGAAGATTTCAGGTTGTGTTGCGATCTCTGGCGGATTGGAAGTGGCGAGTGACCGATTATTAAAACTAATAGACAAAGGTGTTTCCGTAGATCAGGTGGCAAAAGTGACAAGAAACTTCACCGAAGCTGGGATTATGGTTCACGCTTATCTGATGTATGGCTACCCGACTCAGACCGTTCAGGAAACGGTGGATTCTCTCGAGATGGTTCGACAATTGTTTGAGATGGGGATTTTGCAAAGTGGTTTTTGGCATCAGTTTGCGATGACCGCGCATTCTCCAGTGGGACAAAATCCAGAAGAGTTTGGTGTTACACCTATCAAGCAAGAGATTTTGTTTGCCAACAACGATATCGATTTTGTTGATAAAACAGGCATCGATCATAGTAAATTCAGTTTTGGACTGAAGAAATCTTTGTTCAACTATATGCACGGGATTAACTTCGAAATGCCTTTGCAGGATTGGTTTGATTTCAAAATTCCGAGAACTACGATTCATCCGGATTATATCCACGACAGTCTTTTGGAGGAAGAAAACTTCGCCTTCAAACCAAATTCCAAAATTATTTTTCTGGACAGAAATGTGATTGCTGAAGATTTTGTCAAAACCAAAAAAGGCAATTCCTACAACTTAACGAGAATCACTTTTCACCTGAAAACCAACATTCTGAAGATAGAATTGGAAAAAGAAAAAGCCGATTGGCTTATCTCTGTTTTGCAGGACAATTCTATAGAAAACGCAAAGAAAATCACGCTTCAGCAACTCAAAAATCAATATGAAGAACATTTGGAGGACTTCGAGTTATTCTGGTTTTCAAAACCGATACAGCAGTTGAAAGAGAACGGGATTATTCTGAGTTTGTAATTATACGTTCATTTTATACTATTAATATGTCTGATACATTTTCTGACCATCATCAAATCAAGACCGTTTCAACTTTCAAGGAACTTGTAGAAACAGAGTTTCAAGGTAACAACAATGCTATCTGCTGGCAAAGAAATCTGGTTGGAGATTTTGGAGAAATTGTTTCCAAACTTGAACTGAAAGAAAACATTACAGAAGTTTCTGTTGAAGATTTAGAAAGTCTTACACTTTCAGAAAATGGTCAGCTTGCCAGAGAAATCATCATCA
Protein-coding sequences here:
- a CDS encoding efflux transporter outer membrane subunit encodes the protein MNIITKIKEVLGISLIAVGAISCMPKLALEKVTPELPEAFKQTATADTASVANLEWRQFFNDPILQGLIEKGIKNNYDLQIALKQVASSQERLKQAKYMQYPDVGFGVSAQISKPSKNSMNGQSLNLFLGQSHVEDYNAAFNLSWEADIWGKIKNQQEVSKMQYLQTYEATKAIQTQVVAAIAQGYYNLLMLDKQLQIAKSNLELSTNTLSITEKIWKSGDATSLGIQQSKAQKEYTELLITQLEQNIAIQENALSILIGENPTKINRTIEMSDTSLPQNLSAGLPAAMVSRRPDVRQQELVLLESNALIGIAQANMYPSLKITANGGVNSFKIDNWFQIPASLFGSALGGLTQPIFQKRQLKTDLNVAKIQREKNVLAFRQSVLNAVGEVSDALVSNESLKVQEQKASEQVSTLKDGIKSAELLYKSGMANYLEVIVAQGNSLQAELNLASVKRQRLSSIVDLYRALGGGWK
- a CDS encoding response regulator produces the protein MSKKKILIFDDDTTLLELISIIFEDGGYEVDISQTSHNILEKVSEFYPDIILMDNWIPNIGGIEATKLLKSQEEFKHIPVIYVTANNDIESLAESAQADDFVAKPFDLEDLEQKVAKYLN
- a CDS encoding efflux RND transporter permease subunit, which encodes MLKQFIERPVLSTVISIILLLLGLLSVFQLPITLFPDIAPPSVQVTASYPGANAEVVARSVANPIEEAVNGVENMTYMTSNSSNDGSLTLNIYFKQGSDPDNAAVNVQNRVSKAMSQLPQEVVQAGISTQKVQNSFIMFMGITSDDPKQYDELFLQNYMKINIIPQLQRIPGVAQAQVFGSKDYSMRIWLKPDRLADNNLSPQEVLTAIKNSNLEAAPGRFGQGSKETYEYILKYKGKLNKNEDYENIVIKSNSDGSFLRLKDVARVEFGSYSYTAANRVDGKPVAGFAILQTAGSNANEILTEVERQVEEFKTTLPKGVKPIIMYNSKDFLDASIHQVVETLVIAFILVFIVVYIFLQDFRSTLIPAIAVPVAIIGTFFFLNLFGFSINMLTLFALVLAIGIVVDDAIVVVEAVHSKMEHTGLPVDQATRESMSEISGAIISITLVMSAVFVPVGFMQGPAGVFYRQFAFTLAIAILISAINALTLSPALCALLLNDPQGEHSEHGHKTGFGARFFNAFNTSFNNLTKKYIYSLKFLIKNKWVSVGGLVLITAITVFLVNKAPSGFIPTEDQGFVLYAVNTPPGSSLERTNKATEQIDKIVNGEKATNHLWVADGLNFISNANASPYSAGFIKLKDYEDRGDVKDPDQIAAGLTGKVAQVKDASAFFFNFPTVQGFGNVSGFEFMLQDKTNGSFEQLGTTTQAFIGELMKRPEIAFAFTTYAAGNPQYTIEVDADKANQLGVSVTDLMQTMQIYYGSSFVSDFNRFGKYYRVMAQADVPYRTDANSLEGIYVKNNQSEMVPVKTLVTLKRSFGPETVTRNNLFNAVTINGTPKPGYSTGDAIKAVEETAKKSLPRGYGYEWTGITREERQTGGQTAFIFMLSILFVYFLLAAQYESYILPFAIILTIPTGIFGVYAFTGLAGIDNNIYVQVGLIMLVGLLAKNAILIVEFAVQRRHAGKTLIESALQASRLRLRPILMTSFAFIIGMLPLVWSQGAAAKGNHSIGISTVGGMLTGVIFGIFIIPVMYVIFQYLHEKMPSRKKRRLKKEKAALNLI
- a CDS encoding chemotaxis protein CheB; its protein translation is METELVIIGGSAGSLQVIIELIRNLDADLSFSIVLVVHRKAQSVSILPSLLQQYSKIEVIEIEDKTEIEINKIYIAPADYHLLFDDKTNVSLDRSEKLHFSRPSIDIAFSSAGEVFGDKLLAVLLSGANSDGVEGLQHIKKNGGKIWIQNPDTAQVDYMPRQAAERVRFNQLITSENLPIQLNELNKNNKL